From one Salmo salar chromosome ssa09, Ssal_v3.1, whole genome shotgun sequence genomic stretch:
- the LOC106610707 gene encoding 5-hydroxytryptamine receptor 1B-like encodes MERSNQLQPTPALYGQMMNITNDTNVTESSELDENDESLAYQTSLAVILFVVTLATTLSNAFVIATIYQSKKLHTPANFLIASLAVTDLLVSILVMPICVLYTVSHTWTLGQVTCDIWLSSDITCCTASILHLCIIALDRYWAITDAVEYSKKRTPVRAAGMILTAWVISISISLPPLFWRQVKAEELTECNVNTDHIFYTIYSTFGAFYIPTLLLIVLYGRIYLEARKIILKQSPKKVGKRLTSAHLITNSPGSMASTSSSQCKRHDTHFSDTGSLASKNHVKVTVSDALLEKKKISAARERKATKTLGIILGAYIICWLPFFIYTLVVAACETCFYPELFDFFTWLGYLNSLINPIIYTMSNDDFKKAFHKLLRFRFCIS; translated from the coding sequence ATGGAGCGCTCAAATCAACTCCAGCCAACTCCTGCATTATATGGACAAATGATGAATATCACAAACGATACCAATGTGACAGAATCTTCAGAGCTTGATGAAAATGATGAGAGTTTGGCTTATCAAACCAGTTTGGCAGTGATTCTCTTCGTTGTCACACTCGCTACTACTTTATCCAACGCATTTGTCATTGCAACGATTTATCAGTCTAAGAAACTGCACACTCCAGCAAACTTTCTCATAGCGTCTCTAGCTGTCACCGACCTCTTGGTGTCCATTTTGGTGATGCCAATATGCGTCCTGTACACGGTGAGTCACACCTGGACTTTGGGACAAGTTACATGTGACATTTGGTTATCCTCAGATATAACTTGTTGCACTGCTTCTATCCTTCACTTATGCATAATCGCTTTGGATCGATACTGGGCAATAACAGACGCCGTTGAGTACTCCAAAAAGCGCACGCCAGTGCGCGCGGCGGGAATGATCCTGACCGCCTGGGtcatctctatctccatctccctGCCCCCGCTTTTCTGGCGCCAGGTGAAAGCGGAGGAGTTAACTGAATGCAATGTCAACACGGATCACATTTTCTACACTATTTACTCCACGTTTGGAGCATTCTACATCCCTACTCTGCTGCTTATTGTGCTTTATGGAAGGATATACTTAGAAGCACGTAAGATCATTTTGAAACAGTCACCCAAAAAGGTAGGGAAAAGACTCACTTCAGCGCACCTGATCACCAACTCCCCTGGATCTATGGCATCGACATCATCTTCTCAGTGTAAAAGACACGATACCCACTTCAGTGACACGGGGTCCTTGGCAAGTAAGAACCATGTGAAAGTAACCGTGTCCGACGCACTTTTGGAGAAGAAAAAGATCTCAGCTGCTAGAGAGAGGAAAGCGACCAAAACATTGGGAATAATATTAGGCGCATACATTATATGCTGGTTGCCATTTTTCATATACACCCTGGTGGTGGCCGCCTGTGAAACTTGTTTTTACCCCGAGTTGTTTGACTTTTTCACCTGGCTTGGTTATCTCAACTCGTTAATCAATCCAATTATATATACCATGtccaatgatgactttaaaaaAGCTTTCCATAAACTCTTACGCTTCAGATTTTGCATATCCTGA